The stretch of DNA TCTCGGCGATGAACGCGTCGTGGGCGCCGAGAGAGAGCTGGTGCCGTACAACACACTCGATGTTGATCGGGCATTCCTCGATCATCGGCGACGTGACGTAGTTCGAAGGCCGTGCCGTGAAGCCGAACTCCGAGAACTTGTCGTGCTCGATCCCGGAGCACGTGCCCGCTCCGTCGACAAGTGCCACCTGAGCCGCGTGCGGAATGTTGATGACGAAGTCGCGCGTCGCCGTCACGAGACGATACGAGTAGCGTGACGGCCGAATGGAGACGCTCACCATCGGCGGGTCAGAGCACACGGTGCCGACCCACGCCAACGTGATGATATTGGGAGCCTGATCCCCGTCCGCGACGCTTAGCAGGACCACCGGCACAGGCAGGAGCGAGGTTGAGGGCTTCCGCTCGATCTTCATCGCGACCTCCTTGATCATCTCGCCAGCATCCTACCTCAAGTGCGCAACGCCGCTCGCGACACTCGCCGGAGGCTCATAGAATGCGAGAGACCCGGGAGACGATGCCGAGCCATAGGCACCGCCCACGATGCGCACAAGCCTGGAGGCGAGAGATGCACGAGTACGATCGCGATGACGAGATGCCGTACGCCGGCATCGCCACGTACTACAAAGCGCCATTCGTGCCCTTCCCGACCCTCGAGGACGCCGACGTAGCCGTCCTCGGCGTACCGTATGACGG from Thermoleophilia bacterium encodes:
- a CDS encoding flavin reductase family protein; its protein translation is MKIERKPSTSLLPVPVVLLSVADGDQAPNIITLAWVGTVCSDPPMVSVSIRPSRYSYRLVTATRDFVINIPHAAQVALVDGAGTCSGIEHDKFSEFGFTARPSNYVTSPMIEECPINIECVVRHQLSLGAHDAFIAEIVATHYDEDLLDERGRLRTRNQAGVAYVDGEYWSLGERLGSYGRAAKSAREHG